One genomic window of Pseudomonas sp. LFM046 includes the following:
- a CDS encoding NCS2 family permease, giving the protein MLEKLFQLKAHDTNVRTEILAGLTTFLTMAYILFVNPAILGETGMDKGAVFVATCLAAAIGSTIMALIANYPIALAPGMGLNAFFTYTVVLHMGHTWQVALGAVFISACMFFLLSIFKIREWIINSIPLELRSAIAAGIGLFLALIALQKSGIVAAHPVTMLTVGDLTKPEPILAVLGFFLIVALEARKVTGAVLIGILSVTVVGIALGVSQFGGIFSAPPSLVPTFLQLDIKGALEIGLVSVIFAFLFVDLFDNSGTLIAVAKKAGLMRADGYMPKMGRALIADSTAAMGGSLLGTSTTTSYIESAAGVSAGGRTGLTALTVAVLFLLALFLSPLAGSVPAFATAPALFFVAVLMASGLAEIDWHDLTTAAPVLITTLAMPFTYSIADGIAFGFIAWAAIKTLAGRFKELSPALVILAVLFVIKMGYFH; this is encoded by the coding sequence ATGCTGGAGAAGCTGTTTCAACTAAAGGCACATGACACCAATGTGCGCACCGAGATCCTGGCGGGGCTGACGACCTTCCTGACGATGGCCTACATCCTGTTCGTCAACCCGGCCATCCTCGGCGAAACCGGCATGGACAAGGGGGCGGTGTTCGTCGCCACCTGCCTGGCCGCCGCCATCGGCTCGACCATCATGGCGCTGATCGCCAACTACCCCATCGCCCTGGCGCCCGGCATGGGCCTGAACGCCTTCTTCACCTACACCGTGGTCCTGCACATGGGCCATACCTGGCAGGTGGCACTGGGCGCCGTGTTCATCTCCGCCTGCATGTTCTTCCTGCTGTCGATCTTCAAGATCCGTGAGTGGATCATCAACAGCATCCCGCTGGAGCTGCGTTCCGCCATCGCTGCCGGCATCGGCCTGTTCCTGGCACTGATCGCCCTGCAGAAGTCCGGCATCGTCGCCGCCCACCCGGTGACCATGCTGACCGTCGGCGACCTGACCAAGCCCGAGCCCATCCTCGCCGTGCTCGGCTTCTTCCTGATCGTCGCCCTGGAAGCACGCAAGGTCACCGGCGCGGTACTGATCGGCATCCTCAGCGTGACCGTCGTCGGCATTGCCCTGGGCGTCTCCCAGTTCGGCGGCATCTTCTCCGCACCGCCGTCGCTGGTCCCCACCTTCCTCCAGCTGGACATCAAGGGTGCCCTTGAAATCGGCCTGGTGAGCGTGATCTTCGCCTTCCTCTTCGTCGACCTGTTCGACAACTCCGGCACCCTCATCGCCGTGGCCAAGAAGGCCGGGCTGATGCGCGCCGACGGTTACATGCCGAAGATGGGCCGCGCCCTGATCGCCGACTCCACCGCGGCCATGGGCGGTTCTCTGCTGGGCACCTCCACCACCACCAGCTACATCGAATCCGCCGCGGGCGTCAGCGCCGGTGGCCGCACCGGCCTTACCGCCCTGACCGTGGCCGTGCTGTTCCTCCTGGCCCTGTTCCTCTCGCCGCTGGCGGGCAGCGTGCCGGCCTTCGCCACCGCCCCGGCGCTGTTCTTCGTCGCCGTGCTGATGGCGTCCGGCCTCGCCGAGATCGACTGGCACGACCTGACCACCGCCGCGCCGGTGCTGATCACCACCCTGGCCATGCCCTTCACCTACTCCATTGCCGACGGTATCGCCTTCGGCTTCATCGCCTGGGCCGCGATCAAGACCCTGGCTGGCCGCTTCAAGGAGCTCAGCCCGGCGCTGGTGATCCTGGCCGTGCTCTTCGTTATCAAGATGGGTTACTTCCACTGA
- a CDS encoding PhzF family phenazine biosynthesis protein encodes MDYWQVDVFAERVLAGNGLAVFPDCRGLGTAAMQELTRELRQFESIFLAPLETPDAFAARVFTVEEELPFAGHPILGAAALLHHLHGGESEASWRLQLPEKQVCIATRRQGKGFYAEMDQGPAEFGQVLDDASADAFAAAFGSERDRRYPAQVVSTGLPYVLLPVTAAGLATAKQRELLDDALAKLGAAFVFLMDVDAREGRTWDPLGVVEDIATGSAAGPVAAWRVAQGLDLPGKPFALAQGRFLGRPSRLDVCVTEAGNVLVGGEVQLLAQARLLPAPDELV; translated from the coding sequence ATGGATTACTGGCAAGTCGATGTATTCGCTGAACGAGTCCTGGCTGGCAACGGCCTGGCGGTCTTCCCCGATTGCCGCGGCCTTGGCACGGCAGCCATGCAGGAACTGACCCGCGAACTGCGGCAGTTCGAATCGATCTTCCTCGCACCGCTGGAGACCCCGGACGCCTTCGCCGCACGGGTGTTCACGGTCGAGGAAGAACTGCCCTTCGCCGGCCACCCCATCCTGGGCGCCGCCGCCCTGCTGCACCACCTCCACGGTGGCGAGTCCGAGGCCAGCTGGCGTCTGCAACTGCCGGAAAAACAGGTGTGCATCGCCACCCGCCGCCAGGGCAAGGGGTTCTACGCAGAAATGGACCAGGGCCCGGCCGAGTTCGGCCAGGTACTGGACGACGCCAGTGCCGACGCCTTCGCCGCCGCGTTCGGCAGCGAGCGCGACCGTCGCTATCCCGCCCAGGTGGTCAGCACTGGCCTGCCCTACGTGCTGCTGCCGGTGACCGCCGCCGGCCTTGCCACCGCCAAGCAGCGTGAGTTGCTGGACGACGCGCTGGCCAAGCTGGGCGCCGCCTTCGTCTTCCTGATGGATGTGGACGCCCGTGAAGGCCGCACCTGGGACCCGCTCGGCGTGGTGGAAGACATCGCCACCGGCAGCGCCGCCGGTCCGGTAGCCGCCTGGCGCGTCGCCCAGGGCCTGGACCTGCCGGGCAAGCCCTTCGCCCTGGCCCAGGGCCGCTTCCTTGGCCGCCCGAGCCGCCTGGATGTCTGCGTGACCGAGGCGGGCAATGTGCTGGTGGGTGGCGAGGTTCAACTGCTGGCCCAGGCCCGCCTGCTGCCGGCGCCAGACGAACTGGTCTGA
- a CDS encoding DUF411 domain-containing protein has translation MRSLLLLTTLLAGLAQAAEPITMDVYRDPNCSCCKDWISYLRDNGIQVRDHEETDMAAVKMRVGVPYQLGSCHTGVVDGKFVEGHVPVSDVLKLRERPDLLGAAVPGMPVGSPGMEMGDRVDAYQVIGVAQGGKLSVLNEYPAR, from the coding sequence ATGCGATCCCTCCTCCTGTTGACCACCCTGCTCGCTGGCCTCGCCCAAGCCGCCGAGCCCATCACCATGGATGTCTACCGCGACCCCAACTGCAGCTGCTGCAAGGACTGGATCAGCTACCTGCGGGACAACGGCATCCAGGTCCGTGACCACGAGGAAACCGACATGGCCGCCGTGAAGATGCGCGTCGGCGTGCCCTATCAGCTCGGCTCCTGCCACACCGGCGTCGTGGACGGCAAATTCGTCGAAGGCCATGTACCGGTCAGCGACGTGCTGAAGCTGCGTGAACGCCCCGACCTGCTGGGCGCCGCCGTGCCCGGCATGCCCGTCGGCTCGCCCGGCATGGAGATGGGTGATCGCGTCGATGCCTACCAGGTGATCGGCGTCGCCCAGGGTGGCAAGCTGAGCGTCCTGAACGAGTATCCTGCTCGCTGA
- a CDS encoding MFS transporter, whose protein sequence is MSQATLLRHHRPFLAFWFARVCTASGFQMITVAIGWHIYALTGDVLDLGLVGLVEFLPRVLFMLHTGHVADRFDRRRVAAVCQVLQALVAGVLVFASATDNASRELIFLMAFLLGAARAFEMPATQALLPNVVPTELFPRAVAASASAMQAATIVAPALGGLLYAFGSLWVYGPTAVLYLAACALMLGLNSRQQPANGQRASLDSLLAGIRFIRSRPDILGAISLDLFAVLLGGATALLPVFAKDILLTGPWGLGLLRSAPAVGALLMSFWLARFPIERNVGRIMFTSVGVFGVTTIAFGLSTSFWFSLAVLAVLGAADMISMVIRGAFVQLHTPDEMRGRVSAVNGLFIGASNQLGEFESGVTAAWFGTVPAVVMGGVGTLLVTGVWMKLFPSLAKRDKLH, encoded by the coding sequence ATGTCCCAGGCCACCCTTCTACGTCACCATCGTCCATTCCTGGCCTTCTGGTTCGCGCGCGTCTGTACGGCAAGCGGCTTCCAGATGATCACGGTCGCCATCGGCTGGCATATCTACGCCCTCACCGGCGACGTGCTCGACCTCGGCCTGGTGGGCCTGGTGGAATTCCTGCCCCGCGTGCTCTTCATGCTGCACACCGGGCACGTGGCCGACCGCTTCGACCGCCGCCGCGTCGCGGCTGTCTGCCAGGTGCTGCAGGCCCTGGTGGCCGGGGTGCTGGTGTTCGCCAGCGCCACTGACAACGCCAGCCGCGAACTGATCTTCCTGATGGCCTTCCTCCTCGGCGCCGCCCGCGCCTTCGAGATGCCAGCGACCCAGGCGCTACTGCCCAACGTAGTTCCCACCGAACTCTTCCCCCGCGCCGTGGCCGCCTCCGCGTCGGCCATGCAGGCAGCCACCATCGTCGCGCCGGCCCTGGGCGGCCTGCTCTATGCCTTCGGCAGCCTGTGGGTCTATGGCCCGACAGCGGTGCTCTACCTCGCGGCCTGCGCCCTGATGCTGGGGCTGAACAGCCGGCAGCAGCCGGCCAATGGTCAGCGCGCCAGCCTGGACTCCCTGCTGGCAGGCATCCGTTTCATCCGCAGCCGCCCGGACATCCTCGGCGCCATCTCCCTGGACCTCTTCGCCGTGCTGCTGGGCGGCGCCACCGCCCTGCTCCCGGTGTTCGCCAAGGACATCCTGCTCACCGGCCCCTGGGGCCTGGGCCTGCTGCGCTCGGCACCGGCGGTGGGGGCGTTGCTGATGTCCTTCTGGCTGGCGCGCTTCCCTATCGAGCGCAACGTGGGGCGGATCATGTTCACCTCGGTGGGGGTGTTCGGCGTGACCACCATCGCCTTCGGCCTCTCGACTTCCTTCTGGTTCTCCCTGGCAGTCCTGGCCGTGCTCGGCGCGGCCGACATGATCAGCATGGTGATCCGCGGCGCCTTCGTGCAGCTGCACACCCCGGACGAGATGCGCGGCCGGGTCAGCGCGGTGAATGGGCTGTTCATCGGCGCTTCCAACCAGTTGGGGGAATTCGAATCCGGGGTCACTGCGGCCTGGTTCGGCACCGTGCCGGCGGTGGTCATGGGCGGCGTGGGTACGCTGCTGGTGACCGGGGTGTGGATGAAGCTGTTCCCGAGCCTGGCCAAGCGGGACAAGCTGCACTGA
- a CDS encoding DUF4345 domain-containing protein, with protein sequence MLFTRILLGLQALILTVLGLAYFIRPEQMAGLSGTLLMDASAVTHARAWYGCLPLGLAAFLLLSQLRLQLARAALDLLVLLYMALALGRVSGLWLDGGLGQTFNLYALLFEVVSAGLAFAALRKLDGA encoded by the coding sequence ATGCTCTTCACCCGCATCTTGCTCGGCCTGCAGGCCCTGATCCTGACCGTCCTCGGGTTGGCCTACTTCATCCGTCCCGAGCAGATGGCCGGCCTCAGCGGCACGCTGCTGATGGACGCCTCGGCGGTTACCCACGCGCGAGCCTGGTACGGCTGCCTGCCACTGGGGCTGGCCGCCTTCCTCCTGTTGTCCCAGCTGCGCCTGCAACTGGCACGGGCGGCGCTGGATCTGCTGGTGCTGCTCTACATGGCGCTGGCCCTGGGGCGGGTCAGCGGACTCTGGCTGGATGGCGGCCTGGGGCAGACCTTCAACCTCTATGCGCTGCTGTTCGAGGTGGTCTCGGCGGGGCTGGCCTTTGCGGCGCTGCGCAAGCTGGATGGCGCGTAG
- the trmA gene encoding tRNA (uridine(54)-C5)-methyltransferase TrmA — protein MSRPQFDPAAYAAQLAEKTQRLKALLAPFDAPEPEVFESPREHYRLRAEFRLWRETGNENRHYAMFEAGDKFTPVLIEDFPIASRRINELMPRLKAGWQASKVLSFKLFQVEFLTTLAGDALITLCYHRPLDEAWQAEAEKLAAELGVSLVGRSKGKRIVIGRDYVEEALTVAGRLFRYRQPEGAFTQPNGEVNQKMLGWAFDVLGDRQDDLLELYCGNGNFTLPLATRVRKVLATEISKTSVNAALANLADNAVDNVTLVRLSAEELTEALNEVRPFRRLAGIDLKGYAFGNVFVDPPRAGMDPDTCELTRRFDRILYISCNPETLAANIQQLSDTHRVVRCALFDQFPYTHHMESGVLLERR, from the coding sequence ATGAGTCGTCCCCAGTTCGACCCGGCGGCCTACGCCGCCCAGCTCGCCGAGAAGACGCAGCGCCTGAAGGCGCTGCTGGCACCCTTCGATGCACCGGAACCGGAAGTCTTCGAGTCCCCCCGCGAGCACTACCGCCTGCGCGCCGAGTTCCGCCTGTGGCGCGAGACCGGCAACGAAAACCGCCACTACGCCATGTTCGAGGCCGGCGACAAGTTCACCCCGGTGCTGATCGAGGACTTCCCCATCGCCAGCCGCCGCATCAATGAACTGATGCCGCGTCTGAAAGCCGGCTGGCAGGCGAGCAAGGTGCTGTCGTTCAAGCTGTTCCAGGTGGAGTTCCTCACCACCCTGGCGGGCGATGCGCTGATCACCCTCTGCTACCACCGTCCGCTGGACGAGGCCTGGCAGGCCGAGGCCGAAAAACTCGCCGCCGAACTGGGCGTGAGTCTGGTGGGCCGCTCGAAAGGCAAGCGCATCGTCATCGGCCGCGACTATGTCGAGGAAGCGCTGACGGTCGCCGGCCGCCTGTTCCGCTATCGCCAGCCGGAAGGTGCCTTCACCCAGCCCAACGGCGAGGTGAACCAGAAGATGCTGGGCTGGGCCTTCGATGTGCTGGGCGATCGCCAGGACGACCTGCTGGAGCTCTACTGTGGCAATGGCAACTTCACCCTGCCCCTGGCCACCCGGGTGCGCAAGGTGCTCGCCACCGAGATCAGCAAGACCTCGGTGAACGCCGCGCTGGCCAACCTGGCCGACAACGCGGTGGATAACGTCACCCTGGTGCGCCTGTCCGCCGAGGAACTGACCGAGGCGCTGAACGAGGTTCGTCCCTTCCGCCGCCTGGCCGGGATCGACCTCAAGGGCTACGCGTTCGGCAACGTGTTCGTCGACCCGCCCCGCGCCGGCATGGACCCGGACACCTGCGAACTGACCCGCCGCTTCGACCGCATCCTCTATATCTCCTGCAACCCGGAGACCCTGGCGGCGAACATCCAGCAGCTCAGCGACACCCACCGCGTCGTGCGCTGCGCCCTGTTCGACCAGTTCCCCTACACCCACCACATGGAGTCCGGCGTCCTGCTGGAACGCCGCTGA
- a CDS encoding neutral zinc metallopeptidase, whose product MRWQRARRSDNVEDAGGMGGSGMRLGGGKGLGLGGVAIVVVVALLMGEDPLEILGQITQQGASINPQQQSAMPSGTPEEREFVRAILGDTEDTWHAIFQAAGRQYQDPTLVLFNGGVQSACGFASSAVGPFYCPGDRKVYLDLDFFEEMAERFQAAGDFAQAYVIAHEVGHHVQTLLGVSAKVNAARQRGDRVEGDNGLLVRQELQADCLAGVWAYHAQKRLNWLEPGDLEEALNAANAIGDDRLQRQARGQVVPDSFTHGTSAQRVRWFKVGFERGEVGRCDTFSTARL is encoded by the coding sequence ATGCGCTGGCAACGCGCGCGTCGCAGTGACAACGTGGAAGACGCCGGAGGCATGGGTGGAAGCGGCATGCGCCTGGGCGGCGGCAAGGGACTGGGCCTGGGCGGCGTCGCGATAGTGGTCGTAGTGGCGCTGCTGATGGGCGAAGACCCATTGGAGATCCTCGGCCAGATCACCCAGCAAGGCGCCTCGATCAATCCCCAGCAACAATCAGCCATGCCATCAGGCACCCCGGAGGAACGCGAGTTCGTCCGCGCCATCCTCGGCGACACCGAAGACACCTGGCACGCCATCTTCCAGGCCGCCGGCCGTCAGTACCAGGACCCGACGCTGGTGCTGTTCAACGGCGGCGTGCAATCAGCCTGCGGCTTCGCCTCCTCGGCGGTGGGTCCCTTCTACTGTCCGGGCGACCGCAAGGTCTACCTGGATCTGGACTTCTTCGAGGAAATGGCCGAGCGCTTCCAGGCCGCCGGCGACTTCGCCCAGGCCTATGTGATCGCCCATGAAGTGGGCCACCACGTGCAGACCCTGCTGGGCGTCTCCGCCAAGGTGAACGCCGCCCGCCAACGCGGCGACCGGGTGGAAGGCGACAACGGCCTGCTGGTCCGCCAGGAACTCCAGGCCGACTGCCTGGCCGGCGTCTGGGCCTACCACGCACAGAAGCGCCTGAACTGGCTGGAACCCGGCGACCTGGAAGAAGCCCTCAACGCCGCCAACGCCATCGGCGACGACCGCCTGCAACGCCAGGCCCGCGGCCAGGTGGTCCCCGACTCCTTCACCCACGGCACCTCGGCGCAGCGGGTGCGCTGGTTCAAGGTGGGGTTTGAGCGAGGGGAAGTGGGGCGGTGCGATACGTTTTCGACGGCGAGGCTTTGA
- a CDS encoding DJ-1 family glyoxalase III, whose amino-acid sequence MHTQPHPLALVAVAEGVEDLETVTLIDVLRRAEVKTVVASIETRRMITLARGTRLTADTMLLDVLAQEYDLIVLPGGMPGAQRLGEHEPLAEKVREQAKAGRFFAAICASPAMALQPYGVLRQRRMTCYPSFSDRLSGCTYVDQPVVVDGNCITAQGPGSALAFALTLVEQLCGKAKRNEIAKAMLVG is encoded by the coding sequence ATGCATACCCAGCCCCATCCCCTGGCCCTGGTTGCCGTCGCCGAAGGCGTGGAAGACCTGGAAACCGTGACCCTGATCGACGTGCTGCGGCGTGCCGAGGTGAAGACCGTAGTGGCCAGCATCGAGACCCGGCGCATGATCACCCTGGCCCGTGGCACCCGCCTGACTGCCGACACCATGCTGCTGGACGTTCTGGCCCAGGAATACGACCTGATCGTCCTGCCCGGCGGCATGCCCGGCGCCCAGCGCCTGGGTGAGCATGAGCCGCTGGCCGAGAAGGTCCGCGAACAGGCCAAGGCCGGGCGCTTCTTCGCCGCCATCTGTGCCTCTCCGGCCATGGCCCTGCAACCCTATGGCGTGCTGCGCCAGCGGCGCATGACCTGCTACCCGTCCTTCAGCGACCGCCTGTCCGGCTGCACTTACGTCGACCAGCCGGTGGTGGTGGACGGCAACTGCATCACCGCCCAGGGACCGGGCTCCGCCCTGGCCTTCGCCCTGACGCTGGTGGAGCAGTTGTGCGGCAAGGCCAAGCGCAATGAGATCGCGAAGGCGATGCTGGTGGGGTAA
- a CDS encoding xanthine dehydrogenase family protein molybdopterin-binding subunit encodes MSTPELSRRAFLQGSVVAGIGITLAPLGSKAFAALFEEKVTISPETWYTAGGQARGRIDGVSKVCGGKVFARDIRAKDMPGWPRQQGHALLIKATRADHLYQGIDLSMLGDELKPDRVVTAVDLVKDGIAFPEAHSPDPFLPEGQVPMFIGHPVAMLIWKDFDRYRRAKNILKFNEKVVRYGAQAPLFQRDPYGSFRFVRVGGATPFEPDTFSSLKDSMLFPLIRERKPVWGAGNPAGDLTAQGIYYAEQMQQKLENPPEGWMVFDERFTTQSVEPAALEADNGNGWYDPATGTLHFVVATQCPFEAAEQTAHMLAPSRFKVQKLNMHPGYTVGYGSKDNNIFVFYAALAAIYGEGVPVRLANDRYEQFQSGIKRHPFDMHYQLAVKKDDLSFQIFRAHMDADGGGRINYSPSVAAVGATAAQSIYYLPQSDLAATAYYSRGVEAGSMRGYGTLQTMAATEMMVDDVAQRLGVDAIELRKKNVFKSGMKNTQGAIPAGALRLDEILDKAAQHEVWKNRDARKREQEAKDPDNYYGVGFAICQKDFGTGSESPMASLEFTAEGRVKLRQIAIDMGTGMATSQALLVADYLGRPADEIRTGETEWAELALTTSGNPYLISQAEQDAALKNPRWVGKLASPSSATNSAYYTGHGTREAARILFNHGLWPAALAIWGRGEYGGLANPYVVRREDANWVEGKLTASGLPPIPFELLAHKAHELGLVTGVSVHGFNRWSWASGEFDIDGRRETVPLDAVAVKYGDGAPEAKKAKMTSHGFHLLDRASVHYPPTQLNNAMVTYYSPVATLVEVKVNKGSGEARVINHHSWLECGRVIVPELVRGQLEGGIAMGIGHALLEEMPKYEGGPGEGTWNFNRYQLPRAKDCAVWTQTAEILPPLSPSDPAKGIAEVVMIPVVGAIVNAVAHATGKRLRDLPLTPARIKEALHG; translated from the coding sequence ATGTCCACTCCTGAACTATCCCGCCGCGCCTTCCTGCAAGGCAGCGTCGTCGCCGGTATCGGCATCACCCTCGCCCCCCTGGGCAGCAAGGCGTTCGCCGCGCTGTTCGAGGAAAAGGTCACCATCTCCCCGGAAACCTGGTACACCGCCGGTGGCCAGGCCCGTGGGCGGATCGATGGCGTCAGCAAGGTCTGCGGCGGCAAGGTGTTTGCCCGCGATATCCGTGCCAAGGACATGCCCGGCTGGCCCCGGCAACAGGGCCACGCGCTGTTGATCAAGGCGACCCGCGCCGACCACCTCTACCAGGGCATCGACCTGTCCATGCTGGGCGACGAACTGAAGCCCGACCGGGTGGTGACCGCCGTTGACCTGGTGAAGGACGGCATCGCCTTCCCCGAAGCCCACAGCCCCGACCCTTTCCTGCCGGAAGGCCAGGTGCCCATGTTCATCGGCCATCCGGTGGCCATGCTGATCTGGAAGGACTTCGACCGCTACCGCCGGGCCAAGAACATCCTCAAGTTCAACGAGAAGGTCGTGCGTTACGGTGCCCAGGCGCCGCTCTTCCAGCGCGATCCCTATGGCAGCTTCCGCTTCGTCCGTGTCGGCGGCGCCACGCCCTTCGAGCCGGACACTTTCTCCAGCCTGAAGGACAGCATGCTGTTCCCGCTGATCCGCGAGCGCAAACCCGTGTGGGGGGCCGGCAACCCGGCGGGCGACCTGACCGCCCAGGGCATCTACTACGCCGAGCAGATGCAGCAGAAATTGGAAAATCCGCCGGAAGGCTGGATGGTCTTCGACGAGCGCTTCACCACCCAGTCCGTCGAGCCGGCCGCCCTGGAAGCGGACAACGGCAACGGCTGGTATGACCCGGCCACCGGCACCCTGCATTTCGTGGTGGCCACCCAGTGCCCCTTCGAAGCGGCAGAACAGACCGCCCATATGCTGGCGCCGTCGCGCTTCAAGGTGCAGAAGCTGAACATGCACCCCGGCTACACCGTGGGTTACGGCTCCAAGGACAACAACATCTTCGTCTTCTACGCCGCCCTGGCCGCCATCTACGGCGAGGGTGTGCCGGTGCGCCTGGCCAATGACCGCTACGAGCAGTTCCAGAGCGGCATCAAGCGCCACCCCTTCGACATGCACTACCAGCTGGCGGTGAAGAAGGACGACCTGTCGTTCCAGATCTTCCGCGCGCACATGGATGCCGACGGTGGCGGCCGCATCAACTACAGCCCCTCCGTGGCCGCCGTGGGCGCCACCGCCGCGCAGTCCATCTACTACCTGCCGCAGAGCGACCTGGCCGCCACCGCCTACTACTCCCGTGGCGTCGAGGCTGGCTCCATGCGCGGCTACGGCACCCTGCAGACCATGGCCGCCACCGAAATGATGGTGGATGACGTGGCCCAGCGCCTGGGCGTGGACGCCATCGAGCTGCGCAAGAAGAACGTCTTCAAGTCCGGCATGAAGAACACCCAGGGCGCGATCCCCGCCGGTGCCCTGCGCCTGGACGAAATCCTCGACAAGGCCGCGCAGCACGAGGTCTGGAAGAACCGCGACGCGCGCAAGCGCGAGCAGGAGGCCAAGGACCCGGACAACTACTACGGCGTCGGCTTCGCCATCTGCCAGAAGGACTTCGGCACTGGCTCCGAATCGCCCATGGCGAGCCTGGAGTTCACCGCCGAAGGCCGCGTGAAGCTGCGTCAGATCGCCATCGACATGGGCACCGGCATGGCCACGTCCCAGGCCCTTTTGGTGGCCGACTACCTGGGCCGCCCGGCTGATGAGATCCGCACCGGCGAGACCGAATGGGCCGAGCTGGCGCTGACCACCAGCGGCAACCCCTACCTGATCAGCCAGGCCGAGCAGGACGCCGCCCTGAAGAACCCGCGTTGGGTCGGCAAGCTGGCCTCGCCGTCTTCCGCCACCAACTCGGCCTATTACACCGGCCACGGCACCCGCGAAGCCGCGCGCATCCTCTTCAACCACGGCCTCTGGCCGGCGGCCCTGGCGATCTGGGGGCGCGGCGAGTATGGCGGCCTGGCCAACCCCTACGTGGTGCGCCGCGAGGACGCCAACTGGGTGGAGGGCAAGCTGACCGCCAGCGGTTTGCCGCCGATTCCGTTCGAATTGCTGGCCCACAAGGCCCATGAACTGGGCCTGGTCACCGGCGTCAGCGTCCACGGTTTCAACCGCTGGTCCTGGGCTTCGGGCGAATTCGACATCGACGGTCGTCGCGAAACCGTGCCCCTGGACGCGGTGGCGGTGAAGTACGGCGACGGTGCCCCCGAGGCGAAGAAGGCGAAGATGACCAGCCACGGCTTCCACCTGCTGGACCGCGCTTCCGTCCACTACCCGCCGACCCAGCTGAACAACGCCATGGTCACCTACTACAGCCCGGTGGCGACCCTGGTGGAAGTGAAAGTGAACAAGGGCAGCGGCGAGGCGCGGGTGATCAATCACCACTCCTGGCTGGAGTGCGGCCGGGTCATCGTGCCCGAGCTGGTGCGCGGCCAGTTGGAAGGCGGCATTGCCATGGGCATCGGTCACGCCTTGCTGGAAGAGATGCCGAAGTACGAAGGCGGCCCCGGCGAGGGCACCTGGAACTTCAACCGCTATCAGCTGCCGCGCGCCAAGGACTGCGCCGTCTGGACCCAGACCGCCGAAATCCTCCCGCCGCTGTCGCCCAGCGACCCGGCCAAGGGCATTGCCGAAGTGGTGATGATCCCCGTGGTCGGCGCCATCGTGAACGCCGTGGCCCACGCCACCGGCAAGCGCCTGCGCGACCTTCCCCTGACTCCGGCCCGCATCAAGGAGGCCCTCCATGGCTAA